One Prodigiosinella aquatilis DNA window includes the following coding sequences:
- a CDS encoding L-ribulose-5-phosphate 3-epimerase, with product MRQHPLGIYEKALPKNLTWPERLALAKSCGFDFVEMSVDETDERLSRLNWTREQRATLVRSILESGVTIPSMCLSAHRRYPFGSRDEAVRERAREIMLQAIQLARDIGIRTIQLAGYDVYYEQQDDSTQQRFAEGLAWAVEKAAAAQVMLAVEIMDTEFINSITKWKEWDRRLSSPWFSVYPDIGNLTAWGNDIPHELTLGIDRIAAIHLKDTYPVTATSQGQFRDVPFGQGCVDFVGLFRNLKKLNYRGAFLIEMWTEKSSEPLLEIINARRWIETRMQEGGFTC from the coding sequence ATGAGACAGCATCCATTAGGCATCTATGAAAAGGCTTTACCAAAAAACCTGACCTGGCCGGAGCGATTGGCACTGGCAAAAAGCTGCGGTTTTGACTTCGTGGAAATGTCGGTGGATGAAACCGACGAGCGATTGTCCCGCCTGAACTGGACGCGAGAACAGCGAGCTACACTGGTCAGATCCATTCTGGAAAGCGGCGTCACCATTCCGTCCATGTGCTTGTCGGCACACCGTCGTTATCCGTTCGGCAGCCGAGATGAAGCCGTGCGTGAACGAGCGCGAGAGATCATGCTGCAAGCGATTCAACTGGCGCGGGATATCGGCATTCGCACTATTCAACTGGCCGGCTATGATGTTTATTACGAACAGCAGGATGACAGCACCCAACAACGGTTCGCTGAAGGACTGGCCTGGGCGGTGGAAAAAGCGGCCGCCGCACAAGTGATGTTGGCGGTGGAAATCATGGATACCGAATTCATAAACTCGATTACCAAATGGAAAGAATGGGATCGGCGCTTATCTTCCCCGTGGTTCAGTGTTTACCCGGATATCGGCAATCTCACTGCCTGGGGCAACGACATCCCCCATGAGCTGACTCTCGGTATCGACCGTATTGCTGCCATCCATCTGAAAGATACTTACCCGGTTACTGCCACCTCGCAAGGGCAATTCCGCGATGTACCTTTCGGGCAAGGCTGTGTCGATTTTGTCGGTTTGTTTCGCAACCTGAAAAAGCTCAATTACCGCGGTGCATTCCTGATTGAGATGTGGACGGAGAAATCCAGTGAGCCACTACTGGAAATCATCAACGCCCGCCGGTGGATTGAAACTCGCATGCAGGAAGGAGGTTTCACATGTTAG
- the ulaD gene encoding 3-keto-L-gulonate-6-phosphate decarboxylase UlaD yields the protein MSRPLLQLALDHTSLDAALQTTETLKPHVDIIEAGTILCISQGIRVVRHLRERCPDHIIVADLKVADAGETLAKQAFDAGANWMTVICAAPLATVERAHDIAQQYQGEIQIELFGRWTLDDAETWRDIGVKQAIYHCGRDAQASGQTWSKDDLNAMTLLAELGIELSITGGITPADLALFRDIPVRAFIAGRALSDAVDPPAVAADFHRRICSIWG from the coding sequence ATGAGTCGACCATTGCTGCAACTGGCTCTGGACCATACCAGTCTTGACGCCGCGTTACAGACCACCGAAACATTGAAGCCGCATGTCGACATTATCGAAGCGGGCACCATTCTCTGTATTTCTCAGGGCATTCGGGTGGTTCGCCATCTGCGCGAACGTTGTCCTGACCATATTATTGTGGCGGACCTGAAAGTGGCGGATGCCGGAGAAACGCTAGCCAAACAGGCATTTGACGCTGGGGCCAACTGGATGACCGTGATCTGCGCTGCGCCGCTGGCGACCGTGGAACGTGCGCATGATATCGCCCAACAGTATCAGGGGGAAATCCAGATCGAACTGTTCGGGCGCTGGACACTTGACGACGCCGAAACCTGGCGGGATATCGGCGTGAAACAGGCGATCTACCATTGCGGGCGTGATGCTCAGGCCAGCGGGCAAACCTGGAGCAAAGACGATCTGAACGCCATGACGTTACTTGCTGAGCTGGGTATCGAGCTTTCTATTACCGGCGGTATTACACCGGCGGATCTGGCGCTGTTCAGGGATATTCCGGTGCGGGCATTCATCGCTGGCCGGGCACTCTCCGATGCCGTCGATCCGCCCGCCGTGGCAGCCGATTTTCATCGGCGCATTTGTTCTATCTGGGGTTAA
- a CDS encoding FGGY-family carbohydrate kinase produces the protein MMDYWLGIDCGGTYLKAGLYDKQGQERGISRRPLPVISNHPGWAERDMNQLWSICAETIADVLQHHQVAGDQIRAIGISAQGKGLFLLDKQQRPLGNAILSSDRRAITIVQNWQRDDIPRKLYPLTRQTLWTGHPVSLLRWVKLHQPERYHQIGAVMMAHDYLRFCLTGQQGCEETNISESNLYHMEEGRYHPTLARWLGIEEISDVLPPVVGSAEVCGEITRDVATRTGLVAGTPVVGGLFDVVSTALCAGLKDESALNAVMGTWAVTSGLTDSILSNEPHPYVYGRYVTPGQYIVHEASPTSSANLEWLTHQWGINGFDEINRAIASLPKAGSDVLFIPFLYGSNAGLEMTAGFYGLQSIHQREHLLQAVYEGVIFSHMTHLQRMRERFNHATTLRVTGGPAHSDVWMQIFADVSGLPVERPQVEETGCLGAALAALVGSGAYPDFASAQAHLRHPVSVIEPDHHAQSAYRHKLAHYQFLIEALQDYHTRCAVLTTPRSTPS, from the coding sequence ATCATGGACTACTGGTTAGGCATCGACTGCGGCGGCACTTACCTGAAAGCCGGACTGTATGACAAACAAGGACAAGAGCGCGGCATTAGCCGCCGCCCCTTGCCGGTCATCAGTAACCATCCCGGCTGGGCGGAACGTGATATGAACCAACTATGGTCCATCTGCGCAGAAACCATCGCCGACGTACTGCAACACCATCAGGTAGCGGGAGATCAGATCCGCGCGATTGGGATCTCAGCGCAAGGCAAGGGATTATTTTTGCTGGATAAACAACAGCGACCACTGGGAAATGCCATCCTATCGTCCGATCGTCGGGCTATCACCATTGTGCAGAACTGGCAGCGTGATGATATCCCCCGAAAACTTTATCCGCTGACCCGCCAGACACTGTGGACCGGCCATCCGGTTTCACTGCTGCGCTGGGTCAAGCTGCATCAGCCGGAACGTTACCACCAGATTGGCGCCGTCATGATGGCCCATGACTATTTGCGGTTTTGCCTCACCGGTCAACAAGGTTGTGAAGAAACCAATATCTCCGAGTCCAATCTCTACCATATGGAGGAAGGCCGTTATCACCCCACTCTTGCCCGTTGGCTGGGTATTGAGGAAATCAGCGATGTCCTGCCGCCAGTGGTCGGCTCGGCGGAAGTCTGTGGTGAAATCACCCGCGACGTGGCCACCCGAACCGGACTCGTCGCCGGCACACCGGTGGTCGGCGGTCTGTTTGACGTGGTTTCCACCGCATTGTGCGCGGGTCTGAAAGATGAATCGGCGTTGAACGCCGTGATGGGTACCTGGGCGGTGACCAGTGGCCTGACCGACAGCATTCTCAGTAATGAACCCCATCCCTATGTTTATGGCCGCTATGTCACGCCGGGGCAATACATCGTGCATGAAGCCAGCCCCACCTCATCCGCCAATCTGGAGTGGCTGACGCACCAATGGGGTATCAACGGTTTCGATGAAATCAATCGAGCTATTGCCAGCCTGCCCAAAGCAGGTAGTGACGTACTGTTTATTCCCTTTCTCTATGGCAGCAATGCCGGGCTGGAAATGACTGCCGGGTTTTACGGCCTGCAATCAATCCACCAGCGAGAACATCTGTTACAGGCAGTCTATGAAGGGGTGATTTTTAGCCACATGACGCACCTGCAACGAATGCGCGAACGTTTTAACCACGCCACCACACTACGGGTGACCGGCGGACCGGCACATTCCGACGTGTGGATGCAAATCTTCGCCGATGTCAGTGGTCTGCCAGTAGAACGGCCACAAGTGGAAGAAACCGGTTGTCTGGGTGCAGCACTGGCCGCGCTGGTCGGTAGCGGTGCCTATCCGGATTTTGCCAGTGCGCAAGCACACCTGCGCCATCCGGTCAGTGTGATCGAACCTGATCATCACGCCCAGAGCGCTTATCGGCACAAGCTGGCGCACTACCAGTTTCTTATTGAGGCGCTACAGGATTACCACACTCGATGCGCCGTACTGACTACCCCAAGGAGTACACCATCATGA
- a CDS encoding MFS transporter has translation MNMNATTLQNTIPHHRWLRIIPPILITCIISYMDRVNIAFAMPGGMDQELGITASMAGLAGGIFFIGYLFLQVPGGKIAVHGSGKNFIGWSLVAWAIISILTGLATHAWQLLTLRFALGVAEGGMLPVVLTMISNWFPDKERGRANAIVIMFVPIAGIVTSPLSGWIIATLDWRWLFIIEGLLSIVILTLWMLTVSDRPQEARWITPAEKNWLIRVLEEEQHTITSNNIKNASLGTVLSEPIIWQLIVLNFFYQTGIYGYTLWLPTILKGLTHSGMEKVGMLAILPFVGAMLGMYAISLLSDRSGKRKVFISLPLLGFALCMLLSVVLKQHIWWSYAALVGCGVFLQAAAGVFWTIPARLFNAELAGGARGVINALGNLGGFCGPYAVGLLITYYSKDAGVYCLALSLAVAALLALLLPARCDQPHTTTSSSRTAPEHIGEPHPQGAETR, from the coding sequence ATGAATATGAACGCAACAACACTGCAAAATACTATTCCTCATCATCGCTGGCTGAGGATTATTCCACCGATTCTGATTACCTGTATTATTTCCTATATGGACCGCGTGAATATCGCCTTCGCTATGCCGGGCGGCATGGACCAGGAATTAGGCATTACCGCGTCAATGGCCGGGCTGGCAGGCGGTATCTTTTTTATTGGCTATCTGTTTTTACAGGTGCCCGGCGGCAAAATCGCAGTACATGGTAGTGGCAAAAATTTTATCGGTTGGTCGCTGGTGGCCTGGGCAATCATTTCCATACTCACCGGACTGGCTACCCATGCCTGGCAACTTCTGACACTGCGCTTCGCACTCGGCGTGGCGGAAGGCGGTATGTTACCCGTGGTACTGACCATGATTAGCAACTGGTTCCCCGATAAAGAGCGGGGCCGGGCCAACGCCATTGTCATCATGTTCGTGCCGATTGCCGGTATAGTGACTTCCCCGCTTTCAGGCTGGATTATCGCCACACTGGACTGGCGCTGGCTATTCATTATTGAAGGCCTGCTCTCCATCGTGATACTGACACTGTGGATGCTCACGGTCAGCGATCGTCCGCAAGAAGCCCGTTGGATAACGCCTGCCGAGAAAAACTGGCTTATCCGCGTACTGGAAGAAGAGCAGCACACCATCACCAGCAACAACATCAAAAATGCCTCTCTGGGAACAGTGCTGTCTGAACCCATCATCTGGCAATTGATTGTGCTGAACTTCTTCTACCAGACTGGAATTTACGGCTACACCCTGTGGCTGCCCACCATCCTCAAAGGATTGACACACTCCGGCATGGAGAAAGTGGGAATGTTGGCGATTCTACCATTCGTCGGCGCCATGCTGGGAATGTACGCCATCTCGTTGCTCTCGGATCGCTCCGGCAAACGCAAAGTTTTCATCTCTCTACCTTTACTGGGTTTTGCTCTGTGCATGCTCCTTTCCGTGGTTCTGAAACAGCACATCTGGTGGTCCTACGCTGCACTGGTGGGCTGTGGCGTATTCCTGCAAGCCGCTGCCGGGGTGTTCTGGACTATCCCGGCCCGGTTATTCAATGCTGAATTGGCCGGGGGAGCACGCGGTGTCATCAATGCGCTGGGAAATCTGGGTGGCTTCTGCGGCCCCTATGCTGTTGGCCTGCTGATTACCTACTACAGCAAAGATGCGGGTGTCTACTGCCTGGCTCTGTCATTGGCAGTTGCCGCGCTACTGGCACTGCTGCTGCCGGCTCGCTGCGATCAGCCGCATACCACCACTTCATCTTCACGCACTGCTCCTGAACATATTGGCGAACCACACCCGCAGGGCGCTGAAACAAGGTAA
- a CDS encoding YhcH/YjgK/YiaL family protein — MLFGHISQSPPFPLPTALVRGLTFLRTTNFQILPTGRVDIDGDKLYTQIIDLTTQPKEQNFPEVHRRYLDIHFLVSGEETIGYAPDSGENTIAESLLEERDIIFYRPMENESLLVMRPGNYAIFFPQDVHRPACIYRQEQEIRKVVVKIALTEINASG; from the coding sequence ATGCTATTCGGTCACATTAGTCAATCACCACCGTTTCCATTGCCAACCGCGCTGGTGCGAGGTTTAACATTTCTACGCACCACGAACTTTCAGATATTGCCCACCGGCCGCGTCGATATTGATGGCGACAAACTGTATACCCAGATTATTGACCTGACAACACAACCTAAAGAACAGAATTTTCCTGAGGTTCATCGTCGTTACCTTGATATTCATTTTCTGGTCAGCGGTGAAGAAACAATTGGTTACGCCCCCGACAGTGGAGAAAACACCATTGCGGAATCTCTTCTGGAGGAAAGAGATATTATTTTTTACAGACCGATGGAAAACGAATCATTATTGGTGATGCGACCGGGAAATTACGCCATTTTTTTCCCGCAGGATGTGCATCGCCCGGCCTGTATTTATCGTCAGGAACAAGAAATAAGAAAAGTAGTGGTAAAAATAGCCCTGACAGAAATAAATGCCAGTGGATAA
- the yiaK gene encoding 3-dehydro-L-gulonate 2-dehydrogenase, with protein MKLTFEQLKLEFERVLLARGVAADTANECATMFAQTTESGVYSHGVNRFPRFIQQLDNGDIIADAIPERRLTLGAIEQWDAHRSIGNITARHMMERATTLADQHGIGLVALRNANHWMRGGSYGWQAAEKGYIGLCWTNSIAVMPPWGAKECRIGTNPLIIAIPGDPITMVDMSMSMFSYGMLEVNRLSGRRLPVDGGFDDDGQLTREPGVIEKNRRILPMGYWKGSGLSIVLDMIATLLSDGASVAEVTQENSDEYGVSQIFIAIEVDRLISGESRDAKLKRIIEYVKTAERADSDIAIRLPGHEFTRLQAENRRNGIEVNDSVWAKIQAL; from the coding sequence ATGAAACTGACGTTTGAGCAGTTAAAACTGGAATTTGAACGCGTACTGTTAGCAAGAGGTGTCGCAGCTGACACTGCCAATGAGTGTGCCACCATGTTCGCTCAGACCACCGAATCCGGCGTTTACTCCCACGGGGTTAATCGCTTCCCGCGCTTTATTCAGCAACTGGATAATGGCGACATTATTGCTGACGCCATACCGGAGCGAAGACTGACGCTGGGTGCCATTGAACAGTGGGACGCTCACCGGTCTATCGGTAATATTACCGCCCGCCACATGATGGAACGGGCGACCACATTAGCCGATCAACACGGTATCGGACTGGTGGCGCTGCGCAATGCCAATCACTGGATGCGTGGTGGCAGCTATGGCTGGCAGGCTGCGGAAAAAGGCTACATCGGCCTGTGCTGGACCAACTCCATTGCCGTGATGCCGCCATGGGGAGCCAAAGAGTGCCGTATCGGCACCAACCCATTGATCATCGCCATTCCTGGCGATCCCATCACGATGGTAGACATGTCGATGTCAATGTTCTCCTACGGCATGTTGGAAGTAAACCGGCTGTCCGGGCGCCGATTGCCAGTCGATGGCGGATTCGACGATGATGGGCAGCTGACCCGGGAACCCGGCGTGATTGAGAAAAACCGTCGCATTCTGCCCATGGGATACTGGAAAGGCTCGGGACTCTCTATCGTGCTGGATATGATTGCCACCCTGCTATCGGATGGTGCCTCAGTGGCGGAAGTAACCCAGGAAAACAGTGATGAATATGGCGTTTCTCAGATTTTTATTGCCATCGAAGTTGACCGACTGATTTCAGGTGAAAGTCGCGACGCCAAACTTAAACGCATTATCGAGTATGTAAAAACCGCTGAACGAGCCGATTCGGATATCGCTATCCGCCTGCCAGGCCATGAGTTTACCCGATTACAGGCGGAAAACCGTCGCAACGGTATCGAAGTAAATGACAGTGTGTGGGCCAAAATTCAGGCACTGTAA